In a genomic window of Helianthus annuus cultivar XRQ/B chromosome 10, HanXRQr2.0-SUNRISE, whole genome shotgun sequence:
- the LOC110884595 gene encoding uncharacterized protein LOC110884595 encodes MTAGKIVGSVAAAFVVAFTCDYIIADKKIFGGTTPSTVSNKDWWEETDKKFQAWPRTAGPPVVMNPISRQNFIVKSRAES; translated from the exons ATGACAGCCGGCAAGATTGTTGGTTCTGTTGCTGCAGCATTTGTGGTTGCATTCACCTGTGACTACATTATCGCTGACAAAAAGATCTTTGGAG GCACCACTCCTTCTACGGTCTCAAACAAGGATTGGTGGGAAGAGACCGACAAGAAGTTCCAGGCATGGCCGCGTACTGCCGGCCCACCGGTGGTGATGAACCCCATCAGTCGTCAAAATTTCATAGTCAAATCTCGTGCTGAATCCTAA
- the LOC110884594 gene encoding uncharacterized protein LOC110884594, translating into MALLMSLFFLCIISSSLTSYSQASSSTPYLDGLLANGNFELGPEASNIQKTVIIGKYSLPKWEISGLVEYVSGGPQPGGFYFAIPRGAHAARLGNEASISQVVDVKVGSTYSLTFSATRTCAQDEVLRVSASGKSGDLPIQTLYSTDGGDTYAFAFMATYRRVKVVFHNPGVQEDPACGPLLDAIAIKEMVPLRYTEGNLVKNGGFEIGPHVFKNFSTGVLLLPKIHDIVSPLPGWIIESLKPAKYIDSKHFQVPEGLVAIELVGGRETAIAQIIRTIPNKLYRLSFTIGDAKNACHGSMMVEAFAAKETLKVKYESTGKGGFKTASFEFEAISNRTRLTFYSAFYHTKVNDYGHFCGPVLDDVKVFPVRH; encoded by the exons ATGGCTTTGTTGATGTCTCTCTTCTTTCTTTGCATCATCTCATCTAGCTTAACGTCATACTCTCAAGCATCTTCTAGTACTCCAtatcttgatg GTCTACTTGCAAATGGAAACTTTGAACTAGGACCAGAAGCATCAAACATCCAGAAAACAGTGATCATAGGAAAGTATTCTTTACCAAAATGGGAAATCTCCGGTTTGGTGGAGTACGTCTCTGGTGGGCCCCAACCGGGTGGGTTCTACTTTGCGATCCCTCGTGGGGCCCATGCAGCAAGGCTTGGGAATGAAGCCTCTATATCACAAGTTGTTGATGTGAAGGTTGGGTCAACCTACTCACTCACATTTTCTGCAACAAGAACTTGTGCTCAAGATGAGGTGCTACGGGTTTCGGCTTCGGGTAAGTCTGGTGACCTTCCCATTCAAACTTTGTATAGCACCGATGGCGGAGATACGTATGCTTTTGCATTCATGGCTACTTATAGGAGAGTGAAGGTCGTTTTTCATAATCCTGGTGTTCAAGAGGATCCGGCTTGTGGACCTCTTTTGGATGCCATTGCAATCAAAGAAATGGTTCCTCTAAGATATACCGAAG GAAATTTGGTGAAAAATGGCGGATTTGAGATCGGGCCTCATGTGTTCAAGAACTTCTCAACAGGAGTCCTCCTCCTTCCCAAAATACACGACATAGTTTCACCGCTCCCCGGGTGGATAATCGAGTCACTGAAACCAGCGAAATACATAGACTCAAAGCACTTTCAAGTACCCGAAGGCCTAGTTGCCATCGAGTTGGTTGGGGGTAGAGAAACTGCAATCGCCCAAATCATTCGCACCATCCcaaacaaactgtacagactaTCATTCACCATTGGAGACGCCAAGAACGCGTGTCATGGATCGATGATGGTGGAGGCTTTCGCGGCAAAGGAAACCTTGAAAGTTAAATATGAGTCTACCGGGAAAGGCGGGTTTAAAACAGCAAGCTTTGAGTTTGAAGCCATTTCAAACAGAACAAGACTTACATTCTACAGTGCCTTTTACCATACAAAGGTTAATGACTATGGTCACTTTTGTGGTCCTGTCTTGGATGATGTTAAGGTTTTTCCTGTTCGTCATTAA